The Miscanthus floridulus cultivar M001 unplaced genomic scaffold, ASM1932011v1 os_1323_1_2, whole genome shotgun sequence nucleotide sequence GCCAACGCTGCTTCTCATAAAATTGCTACGCGTGCTGGTGTTTCATATGAAAGAAAAACAATATCGATCGAAACCGTTCTTTGCTGTTGCCAGGTGCCCGTTATCTGAATCAGACTCCAGCATGCTCCAACCAATGCACTGGACTCGGCCTACTTTCTCTAGTAGGCCTATTGGGCTGAAATTGCACACGCTGAAAATCTGAAGTCTGGCAGTTTTGGCATAGTGGCACGTGTCTATGTTTTTGCAAGGAAAAAGTCATTTTTACCTCCTTGAACTATTGGGCGGGTTCGTTTTTCCTCCCTCAACTTCAAAACCAGGCATTTAGACTCCCTGAACTGTTAAAACCGGACACGAAACCTCCCTGTACCGCTTGTCAGGCCATTGAGGGCGGTCAAAATGTGCCCGTGACCACTTGTAACCCTAGCTgggattctttttcttttccctggGAGGCGGGCGACTGGTGGGTGGTGCACACGTGCCGTTGCAGTAGGCGGATCTGGTGGGTGTCCAGAGGATTCAGAAGGCCTTTGCTGCCACAAAGCGCACCAGGTTTGTGGAATCGCACTCCTAATGAGTCAATTAGGCATAGAATAATTGTTTTTTCTTGGATCCGGGTTCCCTGGGACTTGCTTTTTGGAGATCCATTGTTTATTAGGCATAGGAGACGAGAGCTACCAGTTTTTTTTGGGTGCTCTTTACTTGCATCTACATTAGTGGATTAATGAAGGGGcacagtgccggaggctcccacatgagtggggtctggggaagggaaaaaccgaggcaagcctttccCCCATAAAATATACGGAGAGACTGCTTCGAACccatgacctggtgactcagtgagacagctctcaccactgcaccaggcctgcccttcagtGGGATTAATGAAGGCGTATTATTTTTTTAATGTATGTAGGCCATGGATGTGTCAGACTCACTGGCTGTGAGGTTCCATTTTGGTGGAGAGTTTTTCAAAGATGGCAAGATACTGCATTATTTTCGGGGGAAGGCTTCAATGTCTTATATTGATCGAGACAAGATTTCTCTGCCAGAGGTTGTGGGACGCTTGCGTGATCATTACAATGTACATGATGGAGTTTTATTGCATTGGTTATTTCCTGGTAAAGAGCTACATGATGGTTTGCGTGTGCTGGTGGATGACAAAGTTTGCCGGTTCATGTCTGACTCCATTATGGACAGCGGAGTTGCAAATATATATGTTGAAGAGCCATATGTTATTTCAGACCAGCAAAAAGGTATTCTCAATGCTGTTGAGAAATGGGCACTagaggctgaaagctctagtttggttttggtgaattgatgaaaccctaagtgctaacctagtttatcaagtgatcatgacataggtagcacactttaagtagaagaagctaatgaagatcatagcatgacaatggtgatgacatggcgatgatcaagggcttaaacttgaaatgaagaaagagaaaaacaaaaagctcaaggcaaaggtataaaccataggagctattttgttttggtgatcaagacacttagagagtgtgatcacatttaggtttgatagccgtactattaagaggggtgaaactcgtatcggaatgcggttatcaaagtgccactagatgctctaacttattgcatatgcatttaggatctagtggagtgctaacacccttgttaacatttgtgaaaatatgctaacacatgtgcacaaggtgtttgcagggttgagatgggtttgggtcgggattcggcgcttttggaaaaatgaaatgtctattttctattgcgccggatgcaaaattcttggtgattggctcattggagcaagggtgaagaagttagaagtgaaaacgagttggtcgcaaagatgccaacgtcggtcaactgaccggacgctggatctgaatgcaccggacgctggcaggcagcgtccggtcgcgctgacgtacggtgacacagtagctgaaatgtgaccggacgctggctgcgtccgatcgcattcgaccggacgcgtccggtcatgctcgggagcttactggaaacgaccggacgctgggccttcagcgtccggtcagttttgatcggagcgtccggtcagcttcgtagccgttggaatctgacgaacagcgtttgaaggggatgacacgtggcgtccatcggacgaccgaacgctgagggccagcgtccggtcagtttgaccggagcgtccggtcagagcgcgttttgcccagtgaaggggtataacggctctatttgatgggggctctattttatagccccatggccggctcaagggtagtctcttgcacattttcattgacatagcaaccttgtgagcctagccaaaggactcccactcatctacatcattgattcatcatcatagtgagattgggagtgatccaagtgcattgcttgagtgattgcatctagaggcacttagtgatcgtgtttcgctgcggatttcgcttgttactcttggtggttgccgccacctagacggcttggagcagcgaggatcgtcgagcggaggaggtgattgtctccggctccaatcgtggtgattgtgaggggttcttgaccttgtccccggcggagagtcaaaaggtactttagtgaattgctcgtggcttgtgtgatcctcatcttgtgttggttgtgcggcaccctattgagggtttggcgtgtgaagccaattagcgcgtgaacctccaagtgagtgaatcgccacaacgaggactagcttgccggcaagcaagtgaacctcggtaaaaaatcattgtcttcatcattgattccgaggtgattggtcttcattgttattcatctttgcgattgattggttcttcatctacacggcggtataactatcctaaccactctctttactttaccgcaaactagttgacaagctctttagtgtagctagttgtgagagcttgcttgcttggttggtgtggctctttagttagtctttgagagcacactaacataggatagtgtctttgctattgtgtgaatagacactatctaaactagaattgtggtaggtggcttgcattttaagtagacTAGTGCaatactcgcttcgcctcataattgtctaaccatttggttaagtgttgttgtagaaatttttattaggctattcaccccccctctagccattaggacctttcagaggcgGAGCACAGGAACTGTGCAAGACATATTTATGCCAATTGGAAAAAAGAGTTCAGTGACAAAGAATGGCAGAAAAAATTCTGGGCATGTGCCAAGGCTCCCTGCATTATGCTTTTCAACCATGCAAGAGCCAGGCTAGCAGAAGAcactagagaaggagctcaggcAATCATGAAAACACACCCACAACACTGGAGCAGGGCCTGGTTCAGGTTAGGAAGCAACTGTGATTCAGTTGATAATAATATGTGTGAGTCATTTAATAAGTGGATAGTAGAAGCTAGATTTTTTCCAATCATTACTATGCTTGAGGCAATCAGAAGGAAGGTCATGATTAGGATTCAAGAGCAAGGGACCAAAGCAGATAGGTGGATGGGTGCCATATGCCCACatatcatgagaaagctaaacaCTTACATTACAATGGCTGGCTACTGTCATGCTATTAGTAATGGAGCAGACAAGTTTGAAGTGAAACATTTTGACAATACGTTCACAGTTGACTTACAACAAAAGACATGCTCTTGTAGGTATTGGCAGCTAGCTGGTTTACCATGTTGTCATGCAATATCCGGCATATACTGGAAAACCAATGTTTTGGATGACTATATTGCAGATTGTTTCAGAGTAGAACACTTCAAAAATACTTATGCTCATTGTCTTGAACCTCTGGAAGGGATTGAAGGTTGGCCCATATCTGACAGGCCAAAGTTGAGGGCACCAGGTTATATTAAAATGCCTGGGCGACCTAAGAAAGAGAGGACAAGAGAACCAACTGAGAAGCCCAAAGCAACAAAAATGTCTAGGGTAGGCACTGTGATTAGGTGCGGAAAATGTAAAGGCACTGGACACAATGCTTCCACTTGTGGAAGGAGGACTGACTCTGCTCAATCAGGTGGTGCACAGTCTGCTCAATCAGGTTGTGCACAGTCTGCTCAATCAGGTCCTGCTCATTCTAATCAACCTGCTGTCCCTCGTGCATCTCAAAATACAAATGTCTCAGTGCATGTGCCATCTACCCAGCAAGATAGTAATGCAAGAAAAAGAAAGAGTTACACAGCCTTGACTCACAGATCCGAAAGTTCAGATGGAACGACTACAATTAGGCAACAGGTAATACACTTGCTAGTAATGTTTGATAAGTTTACACACCAATTGTCAATATGTTCACATGTGCACATTTTCTATCTTTGTAGCCTCACAGAAGTTCTCTAGGTCTGGTTCACACTAGACTGAAGGCAAAGGTGGAGACTAGAGCTACTGCTCAAGCATCTGCTCAGGAACCAGCAAAGAAACACCATGCTCAAGAACCAGCAAAGAAACGCAATGTGCCAATGCTTCTCCTTCCACCTTGGGACTCGGCCAAGCTGTGATTTTTATGAGTACCAGACTATGTGTCATTATGCTTTATTTGATGTACCAGACTTAATGTCCTTTAGCTATCTGCAAACACTTTGGATTTTATCTTGCCTTCGACCAAATTACTTTAGCAAAAATCAGAATCCATAAGAGTACGAAATACCAAATCTCACTCACCCAGCAAGCGACGAGCTCGAGCTCGGTCCTGGTGCCTGCGGCCCATGCTCAGCTCCGCCACCGCGCGCGCCTGCGCTCAGCTTTGCCGCGCTCAGCTCCGCTCGCCGACCGCCGCCGCACGACACAGGAATGAAGCGAGGAAGGAGAAAACTCAAATGACGAACGCCGGATGCGGTCATGGGCAAAACCACGGTGGTTTCGTGTACAGGGAGGTTTCGTGTCCGGTTTTAACAATTCAGGGAGTCTAAATGCCCGGTTTTAGAGCTGAGGGAGGAAAAACGAACCCGTCCAATAGTTCAGGGAGGTAAAAAAGACTTTTTCCTTTTTGCAAAGGTTACCGAAATACGATCCATGACACTTCAATTTCAGGACCTAAGGCTATCAGCACCGCGTGAGCGGTATGCCCATCTGCAAAACCGTGGGGCCCACACGCTGTGCAGATTTCCATCCACGGAATGCTGCCGCGCGGAGACCTCTATGCCCATCTGCAAATCCACGTGCTGAGCGATGAGTGGGCATGGGGTCCCTGTGCGCGATGCCGGCAGCAGGTGGTGTGGGAGAGAGATTGGGCTGGAGAGAGAGGATAGCGTAGGAACGCGCAGACGCTGGGTTTGCAGTATCGCTGTAGGAACGGTGACATACAGATTCATATAAAGAGCTACGCTGTAGCTACTCAACCTCCACATTTCACGTGCAGGCCCGCTTACCGCTCAGCAGTGTGGATAGCCTAAGACTCTGAGAGGTGCTTCCAGGGTAACCCCCGCTTGCTTCCCTTTCTTGTTCGTGGCATCTTTTCCAAGCAATTTACTAACCAATCTAAAGCCATGGCCACAACAACTTGATGCTACCCTCTTTACAGTGTACTAGTATGTTTGTCTGTCAGGTACTCCTCAGGTGAAGTACCGAGCATGTACTCATCCCTCCGACCCGAaaagatactccctccatcccattttgtttttttataaattcataaatttactatgtatttacgTATACACTGTGTCTAGATACagtaaaagtaatgtatctaaaaaaagaaaatgtattataatttaaaatgaaggGACTACAACTACAAGATTCATATAAGTCAAACTAGCTTAACTTTTAACTAAACTTACATTTAATAGTTAACATTTATGTCTTCAACTAGTTTACCACGAAAATATATTTCATTAATTTAATAGTATTTATCTTGTATCATTAATGTTAATATTTTCATAtaactttgatcaaatttaaATGGTTGGACTTCTTAAAAAATAAGAATTGCATCTTTTTTAGATGGAGAAAGTATGTTCCAAGGTTTAGTGCGAGAAGTATCTATTGCTATTTGCGCCATTTATGTTATGCATAATGCTCCTACTCTACAGAACAGTCTCCTAGTGCAAATGCAGCTTTTAAGTGTAAATCGCATCTGCATTCGCAAGCGCACAATAAATATGTAATTCCTGTACGTTAAGGATACTAGTACTTCGATTCCACGTGCAGATGCACAAAGACCTACACTTCTCTAGCAACTAGCCAGCCGATGCTTGATCAGCTGTGTAATTTATAAACTTCTTTCCTCTTATTAATGGAACGCTTAGGCACAGCAAGCTAAAGGAAGTCATTGCCGCACACATGCTCTAGTTCGTGATAAACCCGCACTAGATAACTGGTATGCGTTCCTCTCTTCATAGTATAGCTATCTAGCTTATGAACCTAGCTAGAAGTTTGCCATAGTCTAAGAGTCTGTCTAGCCAACAAATAAGTATTTTAGAAGCTCTTGACACCTTTTTTTTAAACATTTACATTGTCTTTTAGTTATATTTACACagtcttattactatatttataaTGATTTTTTAAAAGTAATTTATTGAACAGAGTGTAATTTTGGGAGATTGCATATCTCagagaaatatatgccaaattttcAGAATTTACAAATTATTTATATGGATTGCAGATAAGAGAGATATatgtcaaattgttcacaaatttcaGAAAAATTTCAAATTGCTCACAAATTGTCATGGGACCCACACTCCCAACCttatcccttcccttcccttccgtgAGGCGCACAGACTCGACACCGGCAAAGTCGATGCGGTTGGCCAGGCCTGGGTGCGGCGGCAGGCTACCACCAGCTCCTTCCCACCGCTGTCCAATTATAGCGCCAGCTTGAACGACTATAGGCCGGAATAGCCCCGTGATGTCATCAGCCTGGCTGTCGGACTCGTTCACCCACACCCACAGCACTCGTCGGCTCCTGTGCGGGTCAACCGCTCACCGACGTGTCGAGCCCCTCCTCCGTGCCACGCGCCGCCACGGGGAACAGGTCTGGGCACTTAGCCAGCACGGCGTCCCGCGACACGTGCAGCTTCGCGGTGCGTCGCTCCCCCACAGGAAGTCCGCACTAAAGCTGCGTTGGTTTGGGAGAGAGAAAAAATCAGGTGCTGGGATCGTCCGTAAAAACTGAGTGGCATATAGGATTACTCTTTTCTAATCACCTCATGACCGGCAAAAACAAAcccctatcttatacctttgccttaagtctTCTTGACATGTTTtccaccatcttcaccatgcatGGCATTCATATTGCTCAATGTCTTCTATGGAGACAAACTTTTACATTTTCATTTCTCACATGAAATGTAAGTCTAGAAAGTGTTGTTATTAATTACCAAAATATAAACAAaggtctagatgctttcaccaaCAAACGCCTTTTTTAGCCTGTAGGCCATGATAACATTCCACAGACCAACACCACCTAAAGCCGCCTTGCTCCTTTTCGTTTGTCCTTGCCCTTGACGCTACACGGTGGTGGCAACAGCATATGTATGAAATCAAAAGCCATtcttctctcctaatctcaccgAATGAAAGTAGCCTCCTAGCAATGTTCAATTGTAGTTGGGCTTTAAGATTAGGGATGGCAACTGGGAATTCCCTGTTAGGGAATGGCTCCCCATCTCCATCTCCACAAAGGAGGAAAAATCATCGTTCCCATGATCCCATCCCCACAAAAAGATCGTGGAGAGATTTGGTCCCTATCCTCTCTCACGAGAATTCTCGTCCCTGTATTGATACATTACAAAATATAGATGGCAGTTCGAATTTAATATAGAAATACGTGATAATTTTTAGCATAAGTGCACAACTGATGAATTGCAATGTACACATATAGTCCATCATTAATACTCTAGCACAAACACTACGCAAACAAATACATCACAAATTCCACTAATACCTAGGTGCATATATAGAGATGGGGTAGGGACCGAGGACGCGGACAGATAATCATCTCCGTCCTCGTCAACTCCATCCGGATGTCTTTTTCTCTATTTAAATCCCTATTAGACAGAATTGTCTGCCCTCCTGTCATCATTAGACCCGAGCATTTTGAGCCGGCTCAGCCCGAGCCCACTGGATTTTAGCCCGCTTACAGACCTTAGTGGGAAGGGTCCTTGGCACAGATCTTGCTAGCTATAGAAGAAAAAAATTCATCCAAAGCTTAAaatatttattttagttattttACACTATAATTTTGTGGGCACAGCCCAAGCCTGGCCAAAAAAATAGGTCTGACTCACCCGGTGCGACAATCATGGGCGGCCTAAAATAACCGTTTTTTTTTCCAGCCTGGGCCGTAAAATGCTCAGGTCTAGTCATTATTCACATCTCATATTTACTCCAACACATATGAATTAAAATTGATataaatatagtcaaatttaatATCAAAATTCAATTCCCTGTGAGGAATCACGAATCGGTGCCTATTGACATCCCTATTTGAGGCTTGCAGACGCCATATTTTGCGCATCTGTTTCGGTGTTGCTACTTGCTAGCGAGCAAGCCAAGAGAAAGAAGGATGGCAGATGGAAGAAAAGGAAGTGAATGGGCCGGAGAACATAACTGAAGAAACGTGCGGCCTCGTTTTGGGATGGGTGACACCTCGACCTGGAGGAAATGGGCCGTGCGTACATAGGAACCGTGGCTGGCTGACGTCGGACGGAATCCGCGTGACGAAGGCAGGCTGCGGCGACTCAAAAATCAAAAGCGAATACTGAGTGACACAGCATGGATGGACCATGACCACTGCACCAGCGACACTGGCCCAGTGGCCGGCGCTACGGGTCCCTGCTCCCGACTCAATTCTCTCCACGTTCTGGTCCAGACCTGTTGTTGGAGGCCCAGTACTTCGCCGCCTTGTCCGTTGGAGAAATATAGTTCCGTCGTACCAGACAACTGGCATATACAGCCTGAGCctggttcgcttcgctgaaaaaataaatcgaaatattattttagttaattaattatgagagaaaaatactattgcaattgaaaaaataaactgaaaaaaaTGAATTATAAGATAAACAAACAGAGACATAATCGATCTTCTGATCCCCCTAAAGTAGGATGTATTCAAGATTTGGTCAATAATCGAACAGTGTTAAGGTGTATGCCTCTAAACAGATACTATCATAAAAATAGATTTTCACGTTCAAGTGCAAGTTCATGCTTATCCAGTTCTACGgtactgtcgatgtttcaccaccgatagcctgccacgggggtactcggagcagtttgttcgggcttcggcgtatgcagaactcgacggtaaacgcaagagacagtcgatttatcctgattCGGACTGTCGATATGGGACCCACCGGATAGCCCATAACacagggagaagatctagtctaattaggatttctttccctgtaaacttagtagtagtattattctgtaattctactaggaaccttattgtaaatcgactaggactctggcctcttgactatataaaagagggcggagttcctagagGAGGGAGACTtagacaacacaacactttataatcaattcaacgcaaaggctaacgccgactggacgtagggctattactcagatcacggtcgagggcccgaactaggataaatcgactgtctcttgcatttaccgtcgagttctgcatatgctaaagcccgaacatactgcccgggTACTCCCGtgacaggctatcggtggtgaaacatcgacagctggcgcgccaggtaggggctttcggcgaatttgcatccgagagctcgaggGACCtctacaacatgatcttctcgacaggatcaaccttcatcttcggttcacggATCTACGAGGCGGacgacaacggcaagcttcaaggccgtctcctcgaagattcagatcaccaTGAAAACCTgtctatttcggcgactacgacaTATCAAATCGCCAGAAGATCCACGCAACTCGTGATatctgatccaactcagatttcgcagatttccgcatccgactcaaacttaggtgccgcatccgagatggaatctctaccgagttctttcgagaaatcGAGTTCTTTTCCAAAAGGGCTCCGGAGCACGGCCTCAGCCTATCAAGAAAACGACTCGGAATAGACTCAGAGTCTTTTGAAGAAATCAAGTCATTTtccattcggactccacaacatggcaaaatcttatcgagcacggcccgaaggatccctcgatccggtgcttaaaATGCCACTAAGAGGAGCTCAAGAAGGTCTCGTActgactataacatctcaagactgcatcatccactggccaggttctgttcctgaggacagcggTACTCAACTAGTCGACACGACAACGAcgacaattctaccctaccaagaaggagactcgatctgcgaccttgaagcctctactaaagtcatcaacaactccaacagtatggaaaccaacaccgataacagaacaattcacgcacgagaagtattcatagttcgtcgtcctcgatcaccattggtccccccagaagcacccgacatcaggtcatcggatgaatctgagtccaacatatcaccctttatccaagggcacgatggtgagaccgagaatcagaaacaagccagagaaagaagaaacaaattaaaacaaggacgccaataccgtgctaggcagcgcaaggaagcttggatcaagtatgagtcagatctggctgagTACGACAGGAAAAAATCAGAATAAGAAGTCGAAGAAAAATGTgcggtgaatacaccctacaattagatccgagaagcactagaagaactcggagcaacatCACTTCCAagtgaaaaacaggaacagctctgagacctcctccaatcagcagccctaaggacgcacgatggaagggcccactcaagactacccgccaggtcaacatctcataggaaggaagatcaaattCAAAAGAAATCCACTTTTGAGAGACTTGGACTAAGCAGAAgccacaacagagaaagtagaagggaccacagTCAAAATTACCGAAtcaaacaaccaaggaagatcagaagtGAAATACCTATTCAGACATCCCCGctgaactactctcaccaaaacaacagttggcaggaaggaggtgccgaatcagaacacaaagaagccagaacgcacgatagattcccctgttttgcaaacagacttgcttcaataccactgcttcacaagttcaagccatccaaccgatctaaatatgatggcaagaccgaaccaaggcagtggctcagaatttactcgcagtcaattgaactagccggaggagacaacGATATGAAGACCTTattttttcccatggcactagaaaccatgcccctccaatggttcgacaaattaaatccagggttaatcagaaattgggaagacttgcaaagagttttctatgggaatttcatgggtatcattacgcactccatcacccacgcagaattaaaaggactcaagcagaaaggaggtgaaactcttagaaattactatcgacgatttgacgaactacgtgctcaagtacatgacatcacagaacgggaagtaatcgaagctttctctcatagaattatggctaggtggcaattttaagacttctacaaagaaaacccgagaagcaatgaagaattcagatgcacagtagaaaagatgattactacagaggagaagacgcgagaaaggttcccggataaaaACAACCTGGACAACCCGAACaagcgaaatcatcgaaacatcagacatcaggaaagaaaacatggactaGACAACACCATGGCGATGGCtgataaatcaagaaagttttcaaaacccagagggtatgacgacattgaaaacatgtgttgcattttgcatcctaaaggaaatcacaccactgGAAATTGCTACACATTCAATGAGCGATacacgagaaaagataataaggtaaacactaaggaagacaatcagaaaaaagatgaagacaaccacgaaggcaaaggattccaaaaatccagggggacagtagcagtaatcttcgctggagccctaGATTCTAGaagtaaacatcaagaaaagctagctctacgaaccatcatggcagcagaaccggctattccaagatatctcaattggtcacaatatacaatccaattttcaagagaagaccaatggactagtgtagaaaacacaggccattacccactagttctagatccaactatcactggcatgactgtcactaaagtactaatcgatgggggagccacactcaacattatctttttagagacgctaaggaagatgggactacaattcgacgggatgattacaccaagcaccccctttttatggaatagtacccggcaaggcagctatGCGACTAGGACAAATCACCCTACCGGTCACTTTtggcactccctcaaactaccgaatagagttcatcaagtttgaagtcgcagacttcgattcatcatatcatgcaatcctcaggcgcctagcactagcaaaattcatggcgataccacattacccgtacctgttgcttatgatgccagggcctaacggtgtcctttcccttcgaagtgatttgaagcgcgcttttgactatgACGTTTAgacaattcaaattgcagccaaggcacaagccgtccatggtagaaaagaaatagccactattgccgtagaaatgagcccagaagaactagagataccagctaaaaagcccagcatactcgcaccaccaaaagaagctgacgtcaagcaaatcgacctgggcaccggtgatccctccaaaatggcaaccatcagtgctcacctctcggcaaaataggaactcgcgctcatcaactttcttcgggacaacaaagatatcttcgcttggaagccggccaacatgccaggtgtcccaagagagttagCTAAGCACAGAAtcgatgtcaatgaaggctcaaagcctgtgaagcaacggctacgacgattctcgcccgacaaaaaggcagcaattaaaaaggaaatcacaaagctaatggcagccggattcatcagagaaatccttcatctagattggctagcgaACCCAGTTCTAGTAAAAAAAAGAATACGGaggagtggcgcatgtgcgtcgactacacagatctcaacaaacactgcctgaaagatccattcgggctaccacgcattgattagatagttgatttgacagtaggatctgccctactatcctttcttgattgctatttaggatatcaccagattgcattaaaagaacaagaccagagcaagacatctttcatcactccgttcggcgcctactgctacaagaccatgtcttttggacttaagaatgctggtgccacataccaaagagctatccaaatgtgCCTTGATGATCAGATTGgcaaaaacatagaagcatatgtggatgacgtagtagtgaaaataaagaacccggacacactaattgaagacttaaagcaaaccttcaaaaacctaaagaggtggaggtggaaattgaacccaagcaagtgtgtattcggagttccttcaggacaactagtaggattcttggtcagtcatcacgGAATCAAAGCCagtgccaagcaaat carries:
- the LOC136533924 gene encoding uncharacterized protein, with product MDVSDSLAVRFHFGGEFFKDGKILHYFRGKASMSYIDRDKISLPEVVGRLRDHYNVHDGVLLHWLFPGKELHDGLRVLVDDKVCRFMSDSIMDSGVANIYVEEPYVISDQQKGILNAVEKWALEAESSSLVLDLSEAEHRNCARHIYANWKKEFSDKEWQKKFWACAKAPCIMLFNHARARLAEDTREGAQAIMKTHPQHWSRAWFRLGSNCDSVDNNMCESFNKWIVEARFFPIITMLEAIRRKVMIRIQEQGTKADRWMGAICPHIMRKLNTYITMAGYCHAISNGADKFEVKHFDNTFTVDLQQKTCSCRYWQLAGLPCCHAISGIYWKTNVLDDYIADCFRVEHFKNTYAHCLEPLEGIEGWPISDRPKLRAPGYIKMPGRPKKERTREPTEKPKATKMSRVGTVIRCGKCKGTGHNASTCGRRTDSAQSGGAQSAQSGCAQSAQSGPAHSNQPAVPRASQNTNVSVHVPSTQQDSNARKRKSYTALTHRSESSDGTTTIRQQPHRSSLGLVHTRLKAKVETRATAQASAQEPAKKHHAQEPAKKRNVPMLLLPPWDSAKL